A single Populus nigra chromosome 13, ddPopNigr1.1, whole genome shotgun sequence DNA region contains:
- the LOC133671406 gene encoding uncharacterized protein LOC133671406 — protein sequence MSKKKTASTMSLKDFHGGSIPSDLPLPSAPGLMMKDRNASTNWGNNSMRPDLRPRPKSSGAARGFDEKASFLSHPAPIGRNFDEDERKPLDALSAPRRTISDENVRAVHQPEYVSSIRVPDRPVSSPVPQSPSALSPLRSGRGSIVVSSQNAGGWGVGSNPPNAWGARRDVVSVNEVRGSAVLSASNTVTKFAQASALEKVSSGLWQSKNPGDLLPHLICSQESGASHSVDVGGERGDYDTARGSQAESGWVTGDRKGGGRTLSNYRRDQSRMHSEEVPAGGAVGSQTRSVMPPEASDRPKLNLLARTKPLERPENDYRQGHQQPIVSGKIEVAHELYGNENPSKPGLVDASQLAERPIERPKLNLKPRTQPLEQSDGILERERSTLFGSARPRELVLKERGVDDIAINNLDLNHSLNRMISPKNETTSEHVAPTARQSQKNDNRGAIDRRNGRDSERKDQRMDHEKTDLERKNWRNDKWKSRKDAKEQRPEPETWRKPIEEPKPASSDAVGNRPGKIVSALELAQAFSKSASNPKIQNIPSSQRGMPGRNDQPFSRLTDTREHYPAPTTTPITRHRINGY from the exons ATGTCGAAGAAGAAAACGGCGTCGACTATGTCGTTGAAGGACTTTCACGGTGGTTCTATTCCTTCTGATCTTCCTTTACCTTCTGCTCCTGGCCT TATGATGAAGGACCGAAATGCGTCGACGAATTGGGGAAACAACTCGATGCGACCGGATCTCCGTCCACGGCCCAAGTCATCAGGAGCAGCTCGTGGTTTTGATGAGAAAGCTTCGTTTTTATCTCACCCTGCACCTATAGGTAGAAACTTTGATGAGGACGAGCGTAAGCCATTAGATGCTTTATCTGCTCCTCGTCGTACTATTAGTGATGAAAATGTTCGCGCCGTTCATCAGCCGGAGTATGTTTCGTCTATTAGGGTGCCTGATAGACCGGTGTCAAGTCCGGTACCACAGTCCCCGAGTGCTTTGTCTCCATTGAGGTCCGGAAGAGGTTCAATTGTGGTTAGCTCGCAGAATGCGGGTGGTTGGGGGGTGGGTAGTAATCCGCCGAATGCTTGGGGGGCGAGGAGAGATGTGGTGAGTGTTAATGAGGTGAGGGGCTCGGCTGTGTTGTCAGCGTCGAATACTGTGACAAAGTTTGCTCAAGCAAGTGCACTGGAAAAGGTATCTTCAGGATTATGGCAATCAAAGAATCCTGGTGATCTTTTACCGCATCTGATTTGTTCACAGGAGAGCGGTGCGAGTCATAGTGTGGATGTGGGTGGGGAAAGGGGTGATTATGATACTGCAAGGGGAAGTCAAGCTGAAAGTGGTTGGGTCACTGGAGATAGAAAGGGTGGGGGAAGGACATTGTCGAATTATAGAAGGGATCAATCTCGAATGCACTCCGAAGAGGTTCCTGCTGGAGGTGCTGTTGGGTCTCAAACTCGATCAGTAATGCCCCCAGAAGCATCAGATCGACCTAAGTTGAATCTTCTTGCAAGAACTAAACCATTGGAGAGACCAGAAAATGACTATAGACAG GGGCACCAGCAGCCTATAGTATCTGGGAAGATTGAAGTTGCCCATGAGTTGTATGGAAATGAAAATCCTTCAAAACCAGGGTTGGTTGATGCTAGTCAGCTAGCTGAGAGACCAATTGAGCGtcccaaattgaatttgaagCCTCGCACACAGCCTCTTGAACAATCTGATGGAATTCTTGAAAGAGAAAG GAGTACATTGTTTGGCAGTGCTCGTCCACGGGAATTG GTTCTCAAGGAACGAGGTGTGGATGACATAGCAATCAATAACCTTGACCTGAATCATTCGCTCAACAG GATGATTTCTCCCAAGAATGAGACGACATCAGAACATGTGGCTCCAACTGCTCGTCAGAGTCAGAAAAATGACAACCGAGGGGCTATCGACAGAAGAAATGGGAGGGATTCTGAGCGGAAAGATCAACGGATGGACCATGAGAAAACCGATCTGGAAAGGAAAAACTGGAGGAATGATAAATGGAAAAGCAGGAAGGATGCCAAAGAACAGCGACCTGAACCTGAAACTTGGCGCAAACCTATTGAAGAACCAAAACCTGCTTCATCTGACGCTGTAGGAAACCGCCCTGGTAAAATTGTATCTGCTTTGGAGCTAGCTCAAGCATTCTCAAAGTCAGCCTCCAATCCAAAGATTCAGAATATACCTTCTTCTCAAAGAGGCATGCCTGGCCGCAATGATCAGCCCTTCTCACGATTGACAGACACCCGTGAGCATTACCCAGCACCAACCACAACACCAATCACACGACATCGAATAAATGGTTACTGA